The following DNA comes from Watersipora subatra chromosome 8, tzWatSuba1.1, whole genome shotgun sequence.
AGGAGGCCCGAGTACAAAACAGATGAAAATGTAAGCTCATTGGCTAGCAAAATACTAAGTTCATCATGCCGGAGTTAGGGTTTAGACAATGAATAGATGTTGTGTAAAATCTCAAAATAAATCTATTTTAGGTGCTTTGTTAACAAAGCCTAACTTTAGTAAAACATTTAGTGAAAACATTTAATGCTTAGGTTTTTGATAAATGTAGCATATGGGTGCAAACCATCATCTGGaataaataaaaagtgcacgcaattattattgattaaatgatttgtttgttctttttggaatttaaaaaaaagtcaaTTTAGACAAAATATTGCTAGGCTTTTAAATAACTGGTTAGATATCGCTGTCAAAAATTCAACGCACTCAGCTGATCACTCTTTTTGTTATACAGCTTTCAGCCACAAACTGATAAAATTTCTAAACTTATCAGATTTTAATGTAATTATTCCGCTATATTAGTCAGATAAAGcaacaaatgtaaatttatgtGTTGCTAGGGCAACGATGTATTGGGACAAGTCTGGGACTGCAACCTGATCTCTCCATTCGACAGCGGCAGCAACATACAGAACAACTATAATTGGTGTATGGCTAACTGCATCAGAGCCGTTCCTAGTCAGAGGTGAGTTTGACAATCAACCACTGGTTTTCACTTCAGCGCGCTGAGTGGATAAACTAAGGAGTTGTGTTCCCAATTATTTTACTCATATCCATCTTTAATATTGATTAGTGACTCATTATTTCCTTACAAAATATAACACTATGATTGTTTATGTTGCCTTTTATAAATAGAACAAAGGtttttgtcattatttgtgcCAGTGTTGAATATTTGTTTATGGAAatctttaatttaaaaaacaaaagcaaaaaactatagcatatacatgtatttaagtttttatttttttaaacgaAAGTGATATTTTTGTGAAGTAGAATTTTGTTGTTGAGTTCAATTAGGATTTCATTAAACACAAATGACAAAAGGGTTGTAAAAGATATATCtcgaaaatgtttaaaaatggtttcattttttatattttaaatattctaAAATCTATTTTTCAACAAGTTTAAAAGATTTGCATCTAACCTATTCATAAGTAGCTCCAAcgaatatatttttaatttattagtgtctggatctatttttatttaattttatctttttttaattttaatgtacTTTTAATTCAAGTTTTTAATGTATTCAAATCATTATTATTCTTTGTTTCAGGTCATGTCCAAGTGACAGATGTCGCTGCTACCTTACAGAAGGAATGACAACGTGGCCTGAAAGCTCAACGACCACAGCACCAACAACACGCGGGGGAGATATTAGAGACCCTGATGAGTGGACCTGCACCCTTGTACCACCATATGACACTGGCTCTAAGAGGAAGGTCAACAATCTACAGAAGTGGTGTATTGACAACTGTGTGGCTGCTCTTCCGCAAGACAGGtatgaaaatgttaaaattgacatttttaacataaatattaaataGTGAACATTTTGTGAGCAGTGTCGTTTTTGCATGAACAAACACACTTCATGTACAAATTAGGGAATGCGTGTAGTTTAAAGAAAGAGATGTTTAGATATAATTAACTCAGAAAAATAGATTTCAAACAATCAGTTATTTCCCGTGCGTATCAGAATTACTAATCTGATATTCTCGCTTGAGTAGGAGAGCACAACTTGGTATCACACGCATGGCACAAATTATAAACAGCTTTATATATAAGTAGGATAAATCCAAATAACTGAACAGCCAGATTAGTCTACAAAaggttttcagcaaataaatgaaataaaaaagcatgaataaaaaaattacctACGTTTTACTACTGCATACTATTTAATTATAGCAGATAAAACAGCTGGTAATTATTGTTTAATATTCCATCATTTTTATTCTATTCTATAGTTCATCCTTTATATAAAGCAGATAAAAACattaacttattttattatGATTCTTATAAGTACAATAAAATCACTGCCACCGTTTCCTAAACAAAATATGCTTAAATacattgcaataaaaaccaatgagaatttaaacttgtataATTTTGTTTCATACTAGTATTTATACACTGACTTTGCTTTAAATAGTTGAAGCCTCCTTGACTTGTGAGCATTAAGTATGGTCATTGATTTAAATAGAGCATGAATCTTTatcaaagtttactaaaatgtaaCTTTGCAGTAAACGCACGGATGCTGCCCCAATGCTGCCAAAATGTACTTTTATTCCAAGATAttgctttctttttcctctgcaaatatttttgtgtttttcaatCATTGAATTTCTATGACAAGATAGATTAAATACTTCATTATAAAAACCAATACATTTCATCACATCTGTCAATTTATACTATTTAATCTCTATCAATTATAAGTTGTCTTCAAATTTGTCATCACATTCTAAGTATGTATTTATAAACTCTTGTATTTGGATCAGCGggtgaaaatacatttttctagtttttaaaaactttatgagCTGTTAGGAAGTTGGCATGCCttttattaatacatgtatttacaattaGTGTCATAAAGCATCACTCAGTGAAAGCTGGCTCACTAATGCCAAATTTATATTTCATATCATTAATTTTAGTTGATGGCTCATAATCATAATTATGATTTTGTGTAAATTTTCTTTGAattttaagaaattttttttattaaatttaacatTACTATTATATATGTCTATACTTTCACTTCTTCATGGTTctagttttcaaaaattaatACAGGCTTATCAATCTCTAATGATGGCAAAATCAAATACTCTACTACAAATATAGTGTAATTATGAATCAATTTTATACATTCATCTGCTAAGAAAAAGCTTATTCTGTCTTAACTTTGCATTTTAGAAATTGTCCTCCCAGCACTTGTAATTGTTTCAAAGATTCTACAAAGACAACAACCACAACAACTGCAGCACCTCCAGGTCCAAGAGATCCGGCCCAGTGGACTTGTGACGTCGTCTCACCATATGACAGAGCAACGACTGCAAACAACATCAAACGATGGTGTATAAGCAATTGTATCAATCAGCCCGAGTCGCTAAGGTAAATGAAAATGTGCACTCAATAACACTGTTATGACCAACGGTTAGTATATTGAGGTATTCTGATAGCAAGTCTCTGCTCAGTTCAAAACAGTGCAGCAGGCTTGTTGGGCTAAATCTCATAACTAGGAAAAAGTTACCTCAGAACTTGAAAAACAGAGTTTAGCCAGCAATGCTATGATTTTTGTCTGTCATAAAGCCAGTGACTTGAAGACAATAATTATATCTTAGAACATGCACAACAAAATTAGATGAACAATGCTGTTTTGCTTAAGAAAAtgaacacatttttatttataatcatGTACACATATCGTTGAAATGTGTGCACTTAAAATAGCCTtgtaaaacatgaaataaaatttattctCAAACCATTTAGTTCTTCAAATGTTAAAATCTATTGGCTTTAATGATGATTGATGCTAGATGCTGACTATTGAAAATTTGTGATAATTGTTAATAGCCAAACTTATGAAtcttttttgaaagcttttttgTTGCCTTTTAGAATTTTTGGGCAATTAGAGAGTTGTCCTCACttgtcaataaaaaataatgcagttgttaacatattttttcGCATTAGTTGATTTAGTATTCTCAtatatcagtacatatacatgtaactagctTTACTTAATCAAAACTGCTAATTCATTAATTTAGAGAATGTCTTTGGATGCCTATTCATAAACTTATCCATGTCACAAAAACTTGTATAACTCTATGTtttagttattactagttgagCTCGTTTGTTTCTTAAAAGATTTAATGCCGCAGAGCTCGAGGTATTTCTGTAAATTGCAGTAAAACAAATTATGCGATAAAAGCTTGTCATTGTGTGGCTCATTGTGCTTTGATTTTTGTGGAAAAtcctttaattttttttaaaaaaaagttttgatataaATGTTATTGTATATAAAAGAGAGGTTCTTACACGTACATAAACtgctttaattaaaaataactttaaaaaactttttaaatttattgttattattttaaagATTAAGAACACTAGTTATAAAGCATTGTTTTTTAGTAATAATTATAGACCCTAAGCCAAAACTCACATAGCATATATTCTTTTCTGAAAATCTAGCAGGTAATTTCGATCTTCCAAATCATACATAgtaaaaagctaggttttaaaattagaaacaTTGCAACAAATTTATTGTACATATTACAATAGATAGGTATGAGCTATATTTTACTTCCTCATTTATAGATTTTGCCCTGCTTCGCACTGCAACTGCTACTACACTGGAAAGAATGGAGCACAAAGAAGTTCATCTCCTAGAAGTCAAAGCAGTTCACGAAGAAGCAGCAATTTTTATCATGGAAGAGTTCCTGTAAGTTCAAATAGGATATGGCATACAAACATTatataaaagatttatttatgtCCAAACAAAGTTAAATGCATTTCAACAGCTTTTACCTTGATACATCCTAGACTAAAAACTTGAAACTATGTCACAAGGTCAGCACCTTATTGCCCTTGCGGCTGGCAAAAAACAGAGCATCCAACCAAAGTTACTAATTAACAGTAGTTCCGGTAGCTTCATTGTTTaagtttacaaaattttattgctgcTGTTCAGAAAAATTTTCAATCTCTAAACAGACCTCTACTTAATAATGTAGTTGGCTATTGTTTAGAAATCTGACTTTTTCAAACTCTAGCACTAAATCtatagaaaagaaaaaaaatttgaaaaagctGCAACACTTTGGAGCTATTTGATTTTTTGTAGCAGCAGCTGCAGTTTATTGCAGTTGCAAAATTCATAAATGAgaaagtatattatattatattatattatattataatgatatatatatattatattgtatatgtatatgtatatgtatatgtatatgtatatgtatatgtatatgtatatgtatatgtatatgtatatgtatatgtatatgtatatgtatatgtatatgtatatgtatatgtatatgtatatgtatatgtatatgtatatgtatatgtatatgtatatgtatatgtatatgcgcAACTATTTAATGTAGAGTATAAGTATGTTGTGATATTCCTAATTTTAGTACCTCTTGTTTactttgtaaaatttaaattactTATCTGACTTTAAAAAAGGTTAAAGCAAATGAGTGTTTTGGCTAAAAGTCTTtgatgtagaaaaaaaacactGAATAATTTGAGAAATGATAATGTTTTTATggaattttgcaaaaaaacctTATGGAGTAATTTCTTTACTTGAGTTCATTTTCTTAAACTTGAAAATGTTGTTTATAGAATTATTGGTTCATTTgacttttattttttgtacacCGCAATTTTAACTTTTGCTCTCCGGTGCGTAGAAGCCTTAAAAAGAATTAAACTTAAGTTTGCTAAATCCTAGAATTACTTTATCACTTTAGTACTTGGACGCACAAGGCATCTGCACTTTGGTAAGAAGCAGAGATGAGTCAGCCTACAACAGCGGTTCTATCAGAAGGTGGTGCGCCAATACTTGCCTTCCTTCTTACAGAACCAGCAGAGGCAACAGAAGGTTGGTTTCTACTTTTTCTGttgaattatttattttgttttcagaaGCTCTAAAAGACAATAGAATTTTaggttttttgtttttcatgttaAATTCTATGTGTAAAGTGTTTCTCCCTTTGAACATTGTTTTTAAAGTCATTCAGATGCCTTCATCTggtagacttttttattattaggGGGCATGAGCAAAGCTTCCATTTTAAGTCAAATAGCAATAGAACTGCTTGTCATCCAAACTCCCTTTTAAACGGCACCTGTATCGAAGTGTCATCTCAAATTCAAGCACATTTAATTGACACGAAATCATTTGTGACACCTACTCCCTGCATCcttaatgttacattttaatagaTACAGTTCACCGATGGCATTTACTAGTGGCtctgttttattttagttttattttaattttatgtttttatcaaaGGCTCGTGAACTGTTTTTCAGCAATTTGTTTATTGCAACACCTGTGTATATCTCATTAACTTTTTGTGGAGGGCGTTACGTAAGACAAATTTTTTCTAACCAATGCATCTTGTAAAATGCTATAGACAGTTTTCTCATCCTGTTTTGTTCATTAATTTACATTTCTTCTAATTCCTACCATGCAAACATTAACCAAACTCAAATGAGATTAGCGTAAAGCTCCCCATTTAAGATTCGGCTGGCTATTAGCCGTTGATTAAATCTGTCACGTCTATAATTTTGGTATAATTGCCCTCAAATGTACATTACTGTTTCCTTTTGCTTTCGTCACAAATTCGGTTTAGCAAcactctttaaaaaaaattcaattgacGTGTGGCACTTTGGTTTAGTAGCAAGTTTATTGTTTCATCACTCTTTACTTTCATCTTAAATTTTGAGTCTTGCACTTCACTAAGAATCTTTTGCTTTTTATCTTTTAGCAGTCGGAGCCGATGCAATACTGGAAAATGTCGCTGTGAAAGGTTTTAATTTACATCTCACCAAACTCAGCATCAATACCCTTAGAAACCAGTTGAAGTCTTGTTTTATTGCACCCAAGTACTGTTGATTGTGTGGATAGTGCTTTGAGAAGCTAAAGAACCATAACACAAGAATGTTATGTTTGTGTCAATTTGTATTATAAGATGTATGCTCTGTAACATAATCATGGTATTTTTTATTAGCGTCAATGTTTAATTGTACAGTAGCGAAGTCCTGAATTCTTGGTGCTAAATGAACTGTATAAATCtgttttataaatgtatatgtgaCTTAGAATAAATTATTGCATTTCCTGTCAGCTGTTGTTTTGGTTTGATTAAAAATTTGCAGCTGATATAAGAGATCAAGGTTCGCTTTTAATTCTTGGAGCATTAGCATTTCCTTCTTAGCAAATTCTTATGGTGCGTCTAAAGCAAACGGATTATCTCGTTATCGCACCATCTCTGCTATTTTAGTGATTTATGTCCTTAGTGATGATATCTGTTTGGACGAATTAGCAACCATTGAGAAATAGTTGTGATTTTGGT
Coding sequences within:
- the LOC137402189 gene encoding uncharacterized protein produces the protein MHVSKDFLALLILGCATQVMGHGLLSEPPARNTLWREGFSNPINYNDNGLNCGGFANQWERNNGKCGLCGDPYQGPRKHEAGYPGGYANGIISRHYKKGAVIDVEAKITANHLGQIAFKICPVNNKNSKVTQECFDRYPLTDVNGKKKISIFNQIGNSPGTIRAQLVLPNQLTCTQCVLQWYYTAGNNHGGPNTPQESFVNCADVRISVNGGPHPTPPPPVIDRRPEYKTDENGNDVLGQVWDCNLISPFDSGSNIQNNYNWCMANCIRAVPSQRSCPSDRCRCYLTEGMTTWPESSTTTAPTTRGGDIRDPDEWTCTLVPPYDTGSKRKVNNLQKWCIDNCVAALPQDRNCPPSTCNCFKDSTKTTTTTTAAPPGPRDPAQWTCDVVSPYDRATTANNIKRWCISNCINQPESLRFCPASHCNCYYTGKNGAQRSSSPRSQSSSRRSSNFYHGRVPYLDAQGICTLVRSRDESAYNSGSIRRWCANTCLPSYRTSRGNRSSRSRCNTGKCRCERF